One Actinomadura viridis genomic region harbors:
- a CDS encoding maleylpyruvate isomerase family mycothiol-dependent enzyme → MSEWPGAVPEVLAEVDAGTARIVATLEELSDEDMRAPSALPGWTRGHVATHIARNADSLWNLLEWARTGVRIPQYPSMEARNAALEEGAGRGAKELVRDVRETAERFSMQAASLPPEAREVTVEAMAGFSHPAWYTVYRRWHEVEAHHADLAAGYGPARWPAAYVQWALPATLADLEALPEGLRGGLNGHRLLATETGDAADLGGGAGAPRICGSGRAMLGWLTGRSSGEGLVRRPEGPLPVPPPWPQAPARF, encoded by the coding sequence ATGAGCGAATGGCCGGGTGCGGTACCGGAGGTCCTCGCGGAGGTCGACGCGGGCACGGCACGGATCGTGGCGACGCTGGAGGAGCTCTCGGACGAGGACATGCGCGCCCCGTCGGCCCTGCCCGGGTGGACGCGCGGGCACGTGGCCACCCACATCGCGCGCAACGCCGACTCCCTGTGGAACCTGCTGGAGTGGGCGCGGACCGGCGTGCGGATCCCGCAGTATCCGAGCATGGAGGCGCGCAACGCCGCCCTGGAGGAGGGCGCGGGTCGCGGGGCGAAGGAGCTGGTGCGGGACGTACGGGAGACGGCGGAGCGGTTCTCCATGCAGGCCGCGAGCCTCCCGCCGGAGGCGCGGGAGGTGACGGTGGAGGCCATGGCCGGCTTCTCCCACCCGGCCTGGTACACCGTCTACCGGCGCTGGCACGAGGTGGAGGCCCATCACGCCGACCTCGCCGCGGGGTACGGGCCCGCCCGCTGGCCCGCGGCGTACGTGCAGTGGGCGCTGCCCGCCACGTTGGCCGACCTGGAGGCGCTGCCGGAGGGCCTGCGCGGCGGCCTGAACGGTCACCGCCTCCTGGCCACCGAGACCGGGGACGCCGCCGACCTGGGCGGCGGCGCGGGCGCCCCGCGGATCTGCGGGTCGGGGCGGGCGATGCTGGGCTGGCTGACCGGCCGTTCCTCGGGCGAGGGACTGGTCAGGCGGCCGGAGGGGCCGCTGCCCGTCCCGCCGCCCTGGCCACAGGCTCCCGCCCGTTTCTGA
- a CDS encoding MBL fold metallo-hydrolase, with protein MSYTGNVEVGGRADVRELPGLTVTKVAVGPYDNNAYLLRCTATGQQVLIDAANEAPRLLELIGDGPLARIVTTHRHQDHWMALSEIVAATGAPVVAHPFDAEALPEPVAEPVEHGGTVQVGEASLEVVHLRGHTPGSIALLYDAGGELADRPHLFTGDSLFPGGVGNTWGDRARFEQLMSDVEERVFDRLPDATWFYPGHGKDSTLGRERPSLPEWRSRGW; from the coding sequence ATGAGCTACACGGGGAACGTCGAGGTCGGCGGGAGGGCCGACGTCCGGGAGCTGCCCGGTCTCACGGTCACCAAGGTCGCCGTCGGCCCCTACGACAACAACGCCTACCTGCTGCGCTGCACGGCGACCGGGCAGCAGGTGCTCATCGACGCGGCCAACGAGGCCCCGCGGCTGCTGGAGCTGATCGGGGACGGGCCGCTCGCCCGGATCGTCACCACGCACCGGCACCAGGACCACTGGATGGCGCTGAGCGAGATCGTGGCGGCCACGGGCGCGCCGGTGGTGGCCCACCCGTTCGACGCGGAGGCGCTGCCGGAGCCGGTGGCCGAGCCGGTCGAGCACGGTGGCACGGTCCAGGTCGGCGAGGCGTCGCTGGAGGTCGTCCATCTGCGGGGTCACACGCCGGGTTCGATCGCGCTGCTGTACGACGCGGGCGGCGAGCTGGCCGACCGGCCCCACCTGTTCACCGGCGACAGCCTCTTCCCCGGCGGCGTCGGCAACACCTGGGGTGACCGGGCCCGCTTCGAGCAGCTGATGTCGGATGTCGAGGAGCGGGTGTTCGACCGCCTGCCGGACGCGACGTGGTTCTACCCGGGCCACGGAAAGGACTCCACGCTCGGCCGCGAGCGGCCCTCGCTCCCCGAGTGGCGCTCCCGGGGCTGGTGA
- a CDS encoding AAA family ATPase — translation MFVLPTTSVFGAETRRCVIRELKKAESGAEAGARLSYPAGSLVLVAGLPGAGKSTLLERLYGLRGDEAGPVPVPGGLVIDSRQARNRWAGPLRALPARALVPLVNLTHVWWIAREVVRGRSVVAHTRGTWPHLVRLLAWLAGRHGARVHLILIDVDPPTARAGQLARGRVVAPMTFARHCRRWRPLMERARAGAVPPAATVTVLTRAEADALRSIRFD, via the coding sequence GTGTTCGTTCTCCCAACCACCAGTGTTTTCGGGGCCGAGACCAGGAGATGCGTAATCCGCGAACTCAAGAAGGCGGAGTCCGGGGCGGAGGCGGGCGCCCGGCTGAGCTACCCCGCCGGCTCTCTCGTTCTCGTGGCGGGGCTGCCCGGCGCGGGCAAGAGCACGCTGCTGGAGCGCCTGTACGGGCTGCGCGGTGACGAGGCCGGGCCGGTGCCGGTCCCCGGGGGCCTGGTGATCGATTCGCGGCAGGCGCGCAACCGGTGGGCGGGGCCGCTGCGCGCGCTGCCCGCGCGCGCCCTGGTCCCGCTGGTGAACCTCACCCACGTCTGGTGGATCGCCCGCGAGGTGGTCAGGGGGCGGAGCGTGGTCGCCCACACCCGCGGCACCTGGCCGCACCTGGTGCGCCTGCTGGCCTGGCTGGCCGGGCGGCACGGCGCCCGGGTGCACCTGATCCTCATCGACGTGGACCCCCCTACGGCGCGGGCCGGCCAGCTCGCCCGGGGACGGGTGGTGGCCCCGATGACCTTCGCGCGCCACTGCCGCCGCTGGCGTCCCCTCATGGAACGGGCCCGCGCGGGCGCCGTCCCCCCGGCCGCCACGGTCACCGTGCTGACCCGTGCGGAGGCGGACGCCCTGCGGTCGATCCGGTTCGACTGA